AGGTGGCCTGATTTCGGGTCGGCTGACGCCGGAATCGAGACGGAGGGCGTTCCAAAAGCGTTCCACATGGCCGCAGAACAAGTACGAGGAGGTCGCATAAAAGACCGATGTAATTAAAATTCCGGGTCCTTTTCCTCTGCGGAGAGGGAGTCGGAGGTCCGCTGAACGCGAACATGAGAAGATCCCAACTGAATTATGGAGACAGGAACCGTTAAGTGGTTTAGCCCTGCCGAAGGATATGGATTCGTTGAGCCCGACAATGGAGAGGACGACGTTTTCCTCCACCACAGTGAGGTGCCCGACGAAGACCTGGAAGAAGGCGATCGTCTCGAGTTCGAAATCGAAGAGACGGAGAAGGGACTGAACGCCGTTAACATTGACGCCCTCACCGAGCCCGAGTGGTAAACTCGGCCCGATCCACTCGAATGCCCCTGAGCGTCCTGCTCAGGGGCATTTTTGTTTGTGGGGTCCGTCAGGCAGTGCCGGGCCAAATGTCTTGTGGAACGTAGGGCAAACCACCTAAATCGTCTCGAACTCATCGCCATCTTCTCCGGCGGACGGGCCCTGTGGACATGCGCACCTGATGGTCCCCAACTGTCAGGCGTCATTGGTGGCGGGTACCCCCCGACTATTCTCAGTGTCTGATCCGTGAGAAGTGCGGTTCCTCCACTGATCGCTCTTGACCCTCTCCCACGTACCGATCCGTTTGTGGCGGCATGATCCCCGGTTGACCGGGGCGAACATGAGTGCTCCGTGGAGGATGAGTGGTGGCACTGGTTCGCGCCTCGATCGCACGACGCAGAGGAACTCCGCTCCGCTTCAAGTACCGACACAGACCCTCTGTACTCTCGCCGTCGTCCCAGGTGCACGCCGTCGTGACGTACGTCGTGGGCCGGGCGGGTACATGTGCCCGCATACCAATCATTGAGGACTCCAGCGTAGATCTGGAGTACAGATAGCGTACGCCCCAACCCGTCAACCTGCTTGAAACCCAGTCCTGTCTCTGCTCAGCGGGCCGTCCGGCTGCTCACGGCCGAGAGTCTGCGGGCGTTCGTCCGCGGGCACGATTCTACTTTCGGACCTGCCTTGCGGACGACTGGGGAGCAGGGGCGGA
This portion of the Salinibacter grassmerensis genome encodes:
- a CDS encoding cold-shock protein, which gives rise to METGTVKWFSPAEGYGFVEPDNGEDDVFLHHSEVPDEDLEEGDRLEFEIEETEKGLNAVNIDALTEPEW